A region of uncultured Anaeromusa sp. DNA encodes the following proteins:
- a CDS encoding zinc dependent phospholipase C family protein, whose amino-acid sequence MNYGSLSLSSPENWLLTIAGSVQHWFDRPALTHCFINRQAARILLTDGCTWEGSWLRRHLSLFNRGAVWADADWKNIHHYLQPLNNRGLWRFHSALEEFQTYFEKAVSAAKTADEKRAAFFLGAAAHLLQDLCVPHHAQAQLFDGHKEYETWAASHRHQYKAQAGGLYYTRQDPLAWLLQNAEQATALYPRTAQGASETDYHQATQLLLPLAQRSTAGLLERFSSRLALRSAFAGWRQQDEAANS is encoded by the coding sequence GTGAACTACGGAAGTTTGTCCTTATCATCACCGGAAAACTGGCTGCTAACGATAGCCGGAAGCGTGCAGCACTGGTTTGACCGCCCAGCCTTGACACATTGTTTTATCAATCGTCAAGCAGCACGCATTTTGCTGACCGACGGCTGTACCTGGGAAGGGTCCTGGCTTCGCCGACACCTCTCCTTGTTCAATCGTGGCGCGGTATGGGCTGATGCTGACTGGAAAAACATACATCATTATTTACAGCCTCTGAATAACAGAGGTCTTTGGCGTTTTCACTCCGCATTGGAGGAATTTCAGACTTACTTTGAAAAAGCCGTAAGCGCCGCCAAGACAGCTGACGAAAAACGGGCAGCTTTTTTCTTGGGTGCCGCCGCACATTTACTGCAAGATCTTTGCGTGCCTCATCATGCCCAAGCACAGCTTTTCGACGGACATAAAGAATATGAAACATGGGCCGCCAGCCACCGCCACCAATATAAGGCGCAGGCAGGCGGTCTTTATTATACCCGGCAAGACCCCTTAGCTTGGCTACTGCAAAACGCTGAGCAGGCTACCGCCTTATACCCGCGCACCGCCCAAGGAGCTAGCGAAACGGATTATCACCAAGCCACACAGCTTCTGCTGCCTCTAGCACAGCGCAGCACTGCGGGCCTTTTAGAACGCTTCTCCAGCCGCTTGGCCTTGCGATCTGCTTTTGCCGGTTGGCGCCAACAAGACGAAGCGGCAAATAGTTAA
- a CDS encoding ribonuclease H family protein, translating into MAGKNKFYAVREGRIPGIYTNWPECQKQVSGYPNAAFKGFPTKEEAVAFMNVQISTTAATEENPAGIHIYVDGSFSKGQYSWAFAVYEDGNLTHSDSGVGEDPEAAKMRNVAGELAGATMAIQWAEENGIQPISIHHDYSGLAKWATKEWQAKNPFTAWYAAFASQRLSWVTFCKVAGHTGVEGNELADRLAKQALGLIP; encoded by the coding sequence ATGGCAGGTAAGAATAAATTCTACGCCGTCCGCGAAGGACGAATTCCTGGCATCTACACGAATTGGCCGGAGTGTCAAAAACAGGTCAGCGGCTATCCCAATGCCGCTTTTAAAGGATTTCCTACTAAAGAAGAGGCCGTTGCTTTTATGAACGTTCAAATTTCGACGACTGCCGCAACGGAAGAAAATCCTGCAGGCATACATATCTATGTCGATGGCAGCTTCAGCAAAGGCCAATACAGCTGGGCCTTTGCCGTCTATGAGGACGGAAACTTGACGCACTCAGACAGCGGCGTCGGCGAAGATCCCGAAGCGGCAAAAATGCGCAATGTAGCTGGAGAGCTAGCCGGAGCCACTATGGCTATACAGTGGGCGGAAGAGAACGGCATTCAGCCTATCTCGATTCATCACGACTATAGCGGCCTAGCCAAGTGGGCCACAAAAGAATGGCAAGCTAAAAACCCGTTCACTGCCTGGTATGCCGCTTTTGCCTCACAGCGCCTTAGCTGGGTGACCTTCTGCAAAGTAGCCGGTCATACAGGCGTAGAAGGAAACGAGCTGGCGGATCGCCTGGCCAAACAAGCGCTGGGGCTCATTCCGTAG
- a CDS encoding phosphopantetheine-binding protein, with translation MTTTEKVNKIILELKKGKVTEAMLQPSAELVKDLHMDSLDMAELLVMAEDEFQVKISLEKVGDLKTLSDAVQYIDSLL, from the coding sequence ATGACAACGACGGAAAAGGTAAACAAGATTATTTTGGAATTGAAGAAGGGCAAGGTTACGGAAGCCATGTTGCAGCCTTCGGCAGAACTGGTGAAGGATTTGCATATGGATTCGCTCGACATGGCGGAGCTGCTGGTTATGGCGGAAGATGAATTTCAAGTAAAAATTTCCTTGGAAAAAGTAGGGGATCTTAAAACGCTGTCTGATGCAGTCCAATACATAGATAGCTTATTGTAA
- a CDS encoding aldo/keto reductase yields the protein MDTMQLGQTGLQVSKSGFGALPIQRISFDEAKGILRKAYDEGITFFDTARMYTDSEEKIGYALSDVRRQIVIATKSHAKDKKTLMEHLETSLRNLKTDYIDIYQLHNPKELPQEADEEGLYDALLEAKKKGLIRHIGITNHSNKLAMEAAVSGMYETIQFPLNTLSSEEDLQLIAACKERNIGVIAMKGLSGGLITNAATTFSFLRQYDNVVPIWGIQLMSELEQFIEMEKNPPVLDDAMWEAIRKDRSELAGDFCRGCGYCMPCPVGIEIPTQARISLLLGRAPYQPFLEDSFKEKMERIQDCIECGQCKSHCPYQLDTPNLLKRELKRYYEFYEAQVR from the coding sequence ATGGATACCATGCAACTAGGACAAACTGGACTACAGGTGAGTAAAAGCGGTTTTGGCGCGCTGCCGATCCAGCGCATTTCTTTTGACGAGGCGAAAGGCATTTTGCGCAAAGCCTATGACGAAGGAATTACTTTTTTTGATACGGCGCGCATGTATACGGACAGCGAAGAAAAAATCGGTTATGCTCTTTCTGATGTGCGCAGGCAGATTGTGATTGCGACCAAGAGCCATGCCAAGGACAAAAAGACGCTGATGGAGCATTTGGAAACTAGCCTGCGTAATTTAAAGACAGATTACATTGATATTTATCAGCTGCACAATCCTAAAGAGCTGCCGCAAGAAGCTGATGAAGAAGGCCTATATGACGCCTTGCTCGAAGCGAAGAAAAAAGGACTAATTCGGCATATCGGTATTACAAATCACAGCAATAAGCTGGCTATGGAGGCGGCTGTTTCCGGAATGTACGAGACCATTCAGTTTCCCCTAAATACGCTGTCGTCTGAAGAGGATTTGCAGCTTATTGCCGCCTGTAAAGAGAGAAATATTGGCGTTATCGCGATGAAAGGCCTTTCGGGCGGGCTCATTACTAACGCGGCGACAACTTTTTCGTTTTTGCGGCAATATGACAATGTAGTGCCAATTTGGGGCATTCAACTCATGAGTGAGTTGGAGCAGTTTATCGAGATGGAAAAAAATCCGCCTGTATTGGATGATGCTATGTGGGAGGCTATTCGCAAGGACCGCAGCGAACTAGCGGGTGATTTTTGCCGCGGCTGCGGCTATTGCATGCCCTGTCCGGTGGGTATAGAGATTCCGACGCAGGCCCGGATTTCGCTGCTCTTAGGGCGAGCGCCCTATCAGCCTTTTTTAGAAGACAGTTTCAAGGAAAAAATGGAGCGAATTCAAGATTGCATTGAGTGCGGCCAGTGTAAGAGCCATTGCCCCTATCAGCTTGATACGCCAAATTTGCTGAAACGAGAGCTAAAGCGCTATTACGAGTTCTATGAAGCGCAAGTAAGGTAA
- the fucO gene encoding lactaldehyde reductase: MVNRIVLNETSYFGAGAISVIPEELLKRGFHKGFVVTDKDLLKFNVAQKVTSQLEKAGFDYEIYDNVKANPTVENVQTGVAAFQKSKADVIIAIGGGSSIDTAKGIGMIANNLEFADVVSLEGVAATQNKSVPIIAVPTTAGTAAEVTINYVITDEVATKKMVCVDPKDIPVMAVVDPEMMASMPPKLTAATGMDALTHAIEGYITKGAWAMTDMFELKAIELIANHLPQAVKEPENMEAREGMGLAQYIAGMGFSNVGLGIVHSMAHSLGAVYDTPHGVANALLLPYVMAYNASASKEKYKDIACAMGIANVSGMAQEEYRKAAVEAVVKLSKSIGIPQKLSEIGAKKDDLPKLAKLAFADVCTPGNPRDTSEADILNIYKEAF, translated from the coding sequence ATGGTTAACCGCATTGTCCTGAATGAAACGTCTTATTTCGGTGCTGGAGCTATCAGCGTGATTCCGGAGGAACTACTTAAACGTGGCTTTCATAAAGGGTTTGTCGTAACTGACAAAGATTTGCTTAAATTCAATGTTGCGCAGAAAGTAACTTCGCAATTGGAAAAAGCAGGCTTTGATTATGAAATTTATGACAATGTAAAAGCCAATCCTACCGTTGAAAATGTGCAGACCGGTGTAGCGGCTTTTCAAAAATCAAAGGCAGATGTCATCATTGCTATTGGCGGCGGGTCTTCTATTGATACTGCAAAAGGCATTGGCATGATTGCCAATAATCTGGAATTTGCCGATGTGGTGTCCTTAGAAGGCGTAGCGGCGACGCAAAATAAAAGCGTGCCGATTATTGCTGTGCCGACGACGGCGGGAACCGCCGCGGAAGTAACCATTAACTATGTGATTACCGACGAAGTGGCAACGAAGAAAATGGTGTGCGTGGACCCGAAGGATATTCCAGTTATGGCGGTAGTCGATCCGGAAATGATGGCCTCTATGCCGCCTAAGTTGACGGCGGCTACCGGTATGGACGCTTTGACGCACGCGATTGAAGGGTATATTACAAAGGGTGCCTGGGCGATGACCGACATGTTTGAACTAAAAGCTATTGAATTGATTGCTAACCATCTTCCGCAGGCGGTGAAGGAACCTGAAAATATGGAAGCTCGCGAAGGCATGGGGCTGGCGCAGTATATTGCAGGAATGGGCTTTTCCAATGTCGGTTTAGGGATTGTTCATTCGATGGCGCATTCGTTGGGAGCGGTGTATGATACGCCTCATGGCGTAGCGAATGCGCTGCTTTTGCCGTATGTCATGGCCTACAATGCTTCGGCCAGCAAAGAAAAGTATAAGGATATTGCTTGTGCAATGGGGATTGCTAATGTGAGCGGCATGGCCCAAGAGGAATATCGGAAAGCGGCTGTCGAAGCAGTTGTGAAGCTGTCTAAATCCATTGGTATTCCCCAGAAGTTGTCCGAAATAGGCGCTAAAAAAGATGATTTGCCGAAGCTGGCTAAGCTAGCCTTTGCTGATGTTTGTACCCCGGGAAATCCAAGGGATACCAGCGAAGCGGACATTCTCAATATTTATAAAGAGGCTTTTTAA
- a CDS encoding TlpA disulfide reductase family protein: MKARSTIIKMLFLTCCFLVALTAACAASGANAGDKWTSRDLPLLDGTPVTLAPEKDKILVLNFFATWCPYCVRELPEFNQVYLKYQDKIKMYVIDMWETPDKANAFMYQNGYQIPTLFDNTGKSLANDLGIHGIPVTLIIDEEGTIRIRKDGMMPPGYLEKAIQQVLRKNEAAK; this comes from the coding sequence ATGAAAGCACGAAGTACAATAATTAAAATGCTATTTTTGACGTGTTGTTTCTTAGTGGCTTTGACGGCTGCCTGCGCTGCTAGCGGCGCGAATGCGGGGGATAAGTGGACTTCTCGCGATCTGCCGCTGCTGGACGGGACGCCGGTGACGCTGGCGCCGGAGAAGGATAAAATTTTGGTGCTGAATTTCTTTGCCACGTGGTGTCCGTATTGTGTAAGAGAGCTGCCGGAGTTCAATCAAGTATACTTGAAGTATCAGGACAAAATCAAAATGTATGTCATCGACATGTGGGAAACCCCAGATAAAGCCAATGCTTTTATGTACCAAAATGGCTATCAAATCCCGACGCTTTTTGACAATACCGGCAAATCTTTGGCTAATGACCTGGGCATTCACGGCATACCGGTGACCTTGATCATCGACGAGGAAGGTACTATCCGGATACGGAAAGACGGTATGATGCCTCCAGGATATTTGGAAAAAGCAATTCAGCAGGTCCTAAGAAAAAATGAGGCAGCAAAATGA
- a CDS encoding beta-ketoacyl-ACP synthase III gives MAGAGIIGLGHYVPQRIVNNEELEQRLQMPAEVILERCGIRQRHVADPEEATSDLALQAARKALADAGIEASELDLIIVATSTSDRLSPGSAVSVQAGLGVTKAAAFDLLAACSGFVYGLVMGSQLIKTGLYRKVLVVGAETVSKFVDWQDANTSILFGDGAGAAVLGEVPDGYGLLGSDLGTDGTEAEVLQIPAGGSRLPASAETVAKGLHYTAMDGQRVFIFALRTLGASVKRSLQAAGMQVEDIDRLVPHQANLRIIESAVQRLQFSMEKTFVNLERYGNTAAASIPIALSEMKAQGQLVRDQRVALVGFGAGLTWGSCVLKWY, from the coding sequence ATGGCAGGCGCGGGAATTATTGGTTTGGGACATTATGTGCCTCAAAGAATCGTGAACAATGAAGAACTGGAACAGCGGCTGCAAATGCCGGCGGAAGTTATTTTAGAACGTTGTGGTATCCGCCAGCGCCATGTGGCGGATCCAGAGGAGGCCACTTCGGATTTAGCGCTGCAGGCGGCTCGCAAGGCACTAGCAGATGCAGGGATAGAGGCCAGCGAGTTGGATTTGATTATTGTGGCGACGTCCACTTCGGATCGGCTTTCGCCGGGGTCTGCGGTTTCCGTGCAGGCGGGTCTTGGTGTAACTAAAGCAGCGGCGTTCGATCTTTTAGCAGCTTGCTCTGGCTTTGTATATGGTTTGGTAATGGGCAGTCAGTTGATTAAAACTGGCTTATATCGTAAGGTATTGGTAGTTGGTGCAGAGACGGTGTCGAAATTTGTCGATTGGCAAGACGCGAACACCTCCATCTTATTTGGAGATGGTGCAGGGGCGGCTGTTTTGGGCGAGGTTCCAGACGGCTATGGGCTTTTGGGCTCGGATTTAGGTACAGATGGAACGGAAGCGGAAGTACTGCAGATTCCTGCAGGTGGCAGTCGGTTGCCGGCCTCGGCAGAGACCGTTGCCAAAGGATTGCATTATACGGCGATGGACGGGCAGCGCGTCTTTATTTTCGCGTTGCGAACGCTGGGGGCTTCGGTGAAGCGCTCCCTGCAGGCGGCAGGGATGCAGGTGGAAGACATTGATCGGCTGGTACCGCACCAGGCTAATTTGCGTATTATTGAATCAGCAGTGCAACGTTTGCAGTTCTCGATGGAGAAAACCTTTGTTAATTTAGAGCGCTATGGCAATACTGCTGCTGCGTCCATTCCGATTGCCCTTAGCGAAATGAAAGCACAGGGACAATTGGTGCGGGATCAGCGCGTTGCTCTTGTTGGCTTTGGCGCGGGTCTTACATGGGGGTCGTGCGTATTGAAGTGGTATTAA
- a CDS encoding aldolase/citrate lyase family protein produces MTQTAKDLLYNPFKAALANNDLQVGLWLSTATPYMAEIAATAAYDWLLIDGEHAPNTMQTLYGQLQAIEPYNAHPVIRIQEGSRVLVKQALDIGAQTLLVPMINSAAEAREMVLAMKYPPEGVRGVGASVARASRWGRVSDYMKKAEENLCLLVQVETKTALENLDEIAGVEGVDGVFIGPADLSASLGYVDDAGHPAMQAIIEKSIKRIRALGKAAGTLAVDPEAAKKCIEWGATFVAVGVDTMLYTQAIDERLALFKQAAPMGKKNSY; encoded by the coding sequence ATGACGCAGACAGCAAAAGATTTATTGTACAATCCTTTTAAAGCGGCATTAGCGAATAACGATCTGCAAGTGGGTTTATGGTTGAGTACTGCCACGCCATACATGGCGGAAATTGCCGCAACCGCAGCATATGACTGGCTTTTAATTGACGGCGAGCATGCGCCCAATACCATGCAGACTTTGTATGGGCAGTTGCAAGCGATTGAGCCGTATAACGCGCACCCGGTTATTCGCATTCAGGAAGGGTCTCGTGTTTTGGTCAAGCAGGCCTTGGACATTGGGGCGCAAACGTTGCTTGTGCCTATGATCAACTCAGCGGCGGAAGCCCGGGAAATGGTACTGGCCATGAAGTATCCGCCGGAAGGCGTTCGTGGTGTCGGCGCCAGCGTGGCCAGAGCGTCGCGCTGGGGACGAGTTTCCGATTATATGAAAAAGGCGGAAGAAAACCTTTGTTTGCTTGTGCAGGTAGAAACAAAAACGGCTTTGGAAAATTTAGATGAAATTGCTGGTGTGGAAGGCGTAGACGGCGTGTTTATTGGTCCTGCCGATTTATCCGCGTCTCTTGGCTATGTGGACGATGCCGGTCATCCGGCGATGCAGGCTATCATTGAAAAAAGTATCAAACGCATTCGGGCGTTAGGCAAAGCGGCGGGTACGTTGGCGGTAGATCCGGAAGCTGCGAAAAAATGTATCGAGTGGGGAGCGACCTTTGTCGCCGTTGGTGTAGATACTATGCTATATACGCAAGCCATAGACGAACGGCTGGCTTTATTTAAACAAGCCGCACCTATGGGAAAAAAGAACTCCTATTGA
- a CDS encoding LCP family protein, whose translation MSYSEEPRLTRRKPKRRIRKLRVAMLLGAIFLLVGVVFAVWNGGTSLLDVVAKNRINILVLGVDERADDVGRSDTSFVVTLDTEAKKITVLSVPRDSRVKIAGHGWDKINHAFAFGGLSLSKSTVENLLGVPIDYTVTVDFKGFVKMIDALGGITIDVEKRMRYSDPYDDDGGLVIDLHPGVQRLNGKEAIKYVRYRDEEGDIGRVARQQKFLKAVLKELASPQTVVRLPELAKEFSAAVKTDMPLSKMLKLLPMIQEAASSGLATATVPGTPLWIKEVSYWQPNITELRLKVAQIQGLANDEGYAKKSEQLARDYKQSVPADAKTEYTPTVETKTPVAEKTPAAVTKTPVADANAKKTKEPAADTKTPTEKPKSTTGTSTTTTNTNSNTSGVKNP comes from the coding sequence ATGAGTTACAGTGAAGAACCAAGGCTCACCAGAAGAAAACCCAAGAGGCGTATCCGCAAGTTGCGGGTGGCCATGCTCTTGGGAGCTATTTTTTTGCTTGTTGGAGTTGTATTTGCAGTTTGGAATGGCGGGACGTCGCTGTTGGATGTAGTGGCGAAAAACCGCATTAATATTTTGGTGCTGGGCGTGGACGAGCGGGCGGATGATGTAGGACGCTCGGATACTAGTTTTGTGGTGACCTTGGATACAGAGGCAAAAAAAATAACGGTATTGTCTGTACCTCGCGATTCAAGGGTGAAGATTGCCGGACACGGCTGGGATAAAATCAACCATGCTTTTGCTTTTGGGGGGCTGTCGCTTTCTAAGAGCACCGTGGAAAATTTGCTAGGAGTTCCTATCGATTATACGGTTACCGTTGATTTCAAGGGATTTGTGAAGATGATTGACGCGCTGGGTGGTATTACGATTGACGTAGAAAAACGGATGCGTTATTCCGATCCCTATGATGACGACGGCGGCTTGGTGATTGACTTGCATCCGGGCGTACAGCGGCTGAATGGCAAAGAAGCCATCAAGTATGTGCGGTACCGGGATGAAGAAGGCGATATAGGCCGCGTGGCGAGGCAGCAGAAATTCCTAAAAGCGGTGCTAAAGGAACTGGCATCGCCGCAGACGGTGGTGCGCCTGCCGGAACTGGCGAAAGAGTTTTCTGCGGCAGTGAAGACCGACATGCCTTTATCAAAAATGCTGAAGCTGTTACCGATGATCCAAGAAGCGGCTTCCAGCGGGCTGGCGACGGCTACCGTTCCCGGTACGCCTCTTTGGATTAAGGAGGTCAGCTATTGGCAGCCGAATATCACGGAACTCCGGTTGAAAGTAGCTCAGATTCAGGGCCTTGCGAACGATGAAGGCTATGCAAAGAAATCAGAACAGTTGGCGCGGGACTATAAACAGTCCGTTCCGGCTGACGCAAAGACGGAATATACGCCGACTGTGGAAACGAAGACTCCGGTTGCGGAAAAAACGCCAGCTGCTGTTACTAAAACGCCGGTGGCTGACGCCAATGCGAAAAAGACAAAGGAGCCGGCGGCAGATACAAAGACGCCGACAGAAAAGCCTAAAAGCACGACGGGAACTTCGACGACCACTACAAATACGAACTCAAATACGAGCGGCGTCAAAAACCCATAA
- a CDS encoding CPBP family intramembrane glutamic endopeptidase, producing the protein MDISLPYSFSTLLCYGFLYFAIIGLWLPASILGQPLWLILAASAGFIGLISGQLTPLGLGLAVLYLFITYRFSQTTAPNEKGLIRLLLAALSVLLGAHLLPGFYNLKVLDTMVISTDGIPFTMYLNLDKTLVALGLLGWCVPRLSTRQEWRQLLQFLLSCSLILLPPIFILALASGKVHWDPKLPSYTLLWMLTNLLFVCTAEEAFFRGFLQQQLSLLWRNRPLPQVMPLVLASFFYGLSHFAGGPLYVAFVSLAGLAYGWVYQKTSCIEASILLHFSLNAAHFLLFTYPSLP; encoded by the coding sequence ATGGACATCTCACTGCCCTACTCATTTTCTACGCTTCTTTGTTACGGCTTTCTTTATTTTGCCATCATTGGACTGTGGCTTCCAGCTTCTATATTAGGCCAACCTCTTTGGCTTATCCTTGCCGCTTCCGCAGGCTTTATCGGGCTTATAAGCGGCCAGCTGACTCCTCTCGGCCTAGGACTAGCCGTTTTATATCTTTTTATCACGTATCGGTTTTCACAGACGACGGCCCCCAACGAAAAAGGGCTTATAAGACTGCTACTCGCCGCCTTGTCCGTACTCTTAGGCGCCCATTTATTGCCTGGTTTCTACAATCTCAAAGTCCTTGATACCATGGTCATCAGCACCGACGGAATTCCTTTCACCATGTATCTAAATTTGGATAAAACCCTCGTCGCTTTAGGTCTTCTTGGTTGGTGTGTTCCCAGACTTTCCACACGCCAAGAATGGCGCCAACTCTTGCAGTTTTTGCTCTCCTGCAGCCTTATTCTTTTACCGCCTATCTTTATCTTGGCTCTTGCTTCCGGCAAAGTCCACTGGGACCCTAAGCTGCCATCCTATACTTTATTATGGATGCTCACGAACCTGCTCTTTGTCTGCACTGCAGAAGAAGCCTTTTTCCGCGGCTTCTTGCAGCAACAGCTGTCTCTTCTTTGGCGAAACCGCCCCTTACCGCAAGTGATGCCACTTGTGCTGGCTTCCTTTTTTTATGGCCTGTCCCATTTTGCAGGCGGACCATTATATGTCGCCTTTGTTTCCCTCGCCGGCTTGGCTTATGGCTGGGTCTATCAAAAAACAAGCTGCATTGAAGCTTCTATTTTACTGCACTTTTCCTTAAATGCAGCTCATTTCCTGCTTTTCACTTATCCGTCATTACCATAA
- a CDS encoding glycosyltransferase family 39 protein, with the protein MRRKNAVLWENLLLFWAVAGIALALVTSLMYLLWPGFGEQGEVNFASVAWLVSNGQPLYTDVDATARYSLQHGPIVYLLVGGIMQLLGPSYATAKLSGVVMFWLILWLSFLMFKRAGGRRKALIFTGLEAWLLFHWHNSCYIRPDAMLVVCMLVSLYAIICIKNKTLMLAICAITFGLIINLKIHGVIYLLPLLVLLTKYLTVKRFLAASLLMAIVCVLPFLLPQVSLSNYVFWVQTSVQMAAGDPAATLRNFVPKLAALLILALFPYCFAVVRGISLRSFYLHHRMVLTALLLGVLAAAIIGSKPGSGTNHLMPLIPFYCYLLLRLNQEKPAADAAGSEGCIWKRRISGIVLGVLFLMVTVGGAHKELTLLRMAVTDNRAPIQQELAEIEKRYAGQTMEIGYGEKGNRVITDCIPLLVFHGHPLLIEKVAFGDMLGVKIPIPAATVQALRDGYIQVWLIPAGQEPFPWIREDAFVQAFLQNYRLEERTTHFDVWTYKQKM; encoded by the coding sequence ATGCGAAGGAAAAACGCCGTTTTATGGGAAAACTTGTTGTTGTTTTGGGCGGTTGCCGGTATTGCTTTAGCGCTGGTAACTTCTTTGATGTATTTGCTTTGGCCGGGCTTTGGCGAGCAAGGAGAAGTTAATTTTGCGTCAGTGGCTTGGCTAGTCAGCAATGGACAACCTCTTTATACGGATGTTGATGCAACGGCGCGTTACAGCTTGCAGCACGGCCCTATCGTATATTTGTTGGTCGGCGGTATTATGCAACTGCTGGGGCCAAGCTATGCTACTGCTAAATTGTCTGGAGTCGTTATGTTTTGGCTGATTTTATGGCTGTCTTTTCTTATGTTTAAGCGGGCTGGCGGCAGACGAAAAGCTTTGATTTTTACAGGCCTAGAAGCGTGGCTCTTGTTTCACTGGCACAACTCTTGTTATATTCGACCAGATGCCATGCTGGTGGTTTGCATGCTGGTAAGTTTGTATGCCATTATTTGCATCAAAAACAAGACACTAATGTTGGCAATCTGCGCCATTACTTTTGGTTTAATTATCAATCTTAAAATTCACGGTGTTATTTATTTGCTGCCGTTGCTGGTGCTTTTAACTAAGTATCTAACGGTGAAACGGTTTTTGGCAGCTTCTTTGTTGATGGCGATTGTGTGTGTGCTTCCTTTTTTGCTGCCCCAGGTTTCTTTGAGCAATTATGTTTTTTGGGTGCAAACGTCTGTGCAGATGGCCGCGGGCGACCCGGCGGCTACTTTACGAAACTTCGTACCTAAATTGGCGGCTCTTTTGATTTTGGCTTTATTTCCCTATTGTTTTGCGGTAGTACGCGGGATTAGCTTGCGCAGCTTTTACCTACACCATAGGATGGTGTTAACAGCGCTGCTGTTGGGTGTTCTGGCTGCTGCTATCATTGGTTCTAAGCCGGGGAGCGGTACGAATCATCTTATGCCCCTTATTCCTTTTTACTGTTACTTGCTGCTGCGGTTGAATCAGGAAAAACCTGCGGCAGATGCGGCGGGAAGTGAAGGCTGTATTTGGAAACGCAGAATTAGCGGCATTGTGTTGGGCGTTTTGTTTTTAATGGTTACCGTGGGTGGTGCCCACAAAGAACTGACGTTGTTGAGAATGGCGGTAACCGATAACCGCGCCCCGATTCAACAAGAACTGGCGGAAATTGAAAAAAGATACGCCGGTCAGACGATGGAAATCGGTTATGGTGAAAAAGGGAATCGCGTAATAACGGATTGTATTCCGCTGCTAGTGTTTCATGGGCATCCATTATTAATCGAAAAGGTTGCCTTTGGCGATATGCTGGGGGTGAAAATTCCTATTCCTGCTGCTACGGTACAGGCTTTACGGGACGGATATATCCAGGTCTGGCTAATTCCTGCGGGGCAGGAGCCATTTCCTTGGATACGGGAAGATGCCTTTGTGCAAGCTTTTTTACAGAACTATCGCTTAGAAGAGAGAACAACTCATTTTGACGTTTGGACATATAAGCAAAAAATGTAG